A window of Aerococcus urinae contains these coding sequences:
- a CDS encoding MFS transporter yields the protein MSTKQLPWKNLLILAFIACIAMISELLPSGFLQEMASAFNVPLGRMSLFIGTYAIMSAAVGIPITRAFSQVNRKTYLLWVCGFFAVSNLCIAFAPNFLIAFLARIIAGAAAGALWAMLGSYPIGFLPLHLAGRGTAIVLAGVTFGLSVGLPLATLFAKAFGWRMGFVLITLLFIASALLGLKLFPPVDGEEYNADNNYGKLLKNKGILIASFATILIVMAQYISYIFIQLIAQTAGIAVASAQAAFGVGALLSIGIVARFIDRYLFKLTLAISALTAIAIFILVVNVPSPLVNYLAFALWGLGFAPMTTLLQTATTKQVDHGKALANSVSATSYDLAIMLSSLLGSLTIASLGLDGTLWISIGFALAVFFLVFFNHKYFT from the coding sequence ATGAGTACTAAGCAACTTCCTTGGAAAAACTTATTAATACTTGCCTTTATCGCTTGTATTGCTATGATTTCAGAATTACTGCCTTCAGGATTCTTGCAAGAAATGGCCAGTGCTTTTAACGTGCCTTTAGGACGGATGAGTCTCTTTATTGGGACCTATGCCATTATGTCGGCCGCAGTCGGTATTCCCATTACCCGGGCCTTTTCCCAGGTCAACCGGAAAACCTATTTGCTATGGGTCTGTGGCTTCTTCGCTGTCAGCAATTTATGCATTGCTTTTGCTCCTAACTTCCTGATCGCCTTTTTAGCACGGATTATCGCTGGAGCCGCTGCGGGAGCGCTCTGGGCCATGTTAGGATCTTACCCCATTGGCTTTTTACCCTTGCATTTAGCAGGGCGTGGAACTGCTATTGTTTTGGCGGGAGTGACTTTTGGATTGAGTGTCGGCCTACCTCTAGCAACGCTTTTTGCTAAGGCCTTTGGTTGGCGGATGGGATTTGTTTTAATTACGCTTTTATTTATTGCCTCCGCTCTCCTTGGTTTGAAACTCTTCCCTCCAGTAGATGGTGAAGAATACAATGCTGATAACAACTACGGCAAACTCTTAAAAAATAAGGGGATTCTGATTGCCAGTTTTGCAACAATTCTGATCGTGATGGCCCAATATATTTCCTACATTTTTATCCAACTGATTGCCCAAACAGCAGGCATTGCCGTTGCTTCTGCCCAAGCGGCCTTTGGGGTCGGTGCTCTCCTATCGATCGGCATTGTCGCCCGCTTTATTGACCGCTATCTCTTTAAATTAACCCTAGCGATTTCGGCTCTAACCGCCATCGCCATTTTTATCTTAGTGGTTAACGTCCCTAGTCCCTTGGTTAACTATCTAGCTTTTGCCCTCTGGGGATTAGGCTTTGCACCGATGACGACTCTCCTACAAACCGCAACGACCAAACAAGTTGACCATGGCAAGGCCTTAGCCAATTCCGTCAGCGCGACTTCCTACGACTTAGCTATCATGCTTTCCAGTTTACTGGGGAGCTTAACGATCGCTTCGCTCGGGCTCGATGGGACCCTTTGGATTTCCATTGGCTTTGCCTTAGCTGTCTTCTTTTTAGTTTTCTTTAACCATAAATATTTTACTTAA
- the nth gene encoding endonuclease III, producing the protein MLSDKNAYYLLQEMIKFYPHVTTELNYETNFQLLIAVILSAQTTDQGVNKVTAKLFRDYPTAEKMAQADPKDLEPYIQPIGLYKNKAKYIQKAAQQIIEDFDGQVPNNRKDIESITGVGRKTANVVLSIAYDVPAFAVDTHVQRVCKHHRIVDQDASVKEVERRVTDLLDKSQWRQAHQALVRFGRYICTARNPQCFAYEQLFHLPDPSEEDLLPKAGEK; encoded by the coding sequence ATGTTATCTGACAAAAATGCCTATTATCTCCTCCAAGAGATGATTAAGTTTTATCCCCATGTGACCACTGAATTAAACTATGAGACGAATTTTCAATTACTGATTGCTGTGATTCTCAGCGCTCAAACTACTGACCAAGGCGTTAATAAAGTTACTGCCAAATTATTCAGGGACTACCCCACTGCCGAGAAAATGGCCCAGGCCGACCCTAAAGACCTAGAACCCTATATCCAACCCATAGGTCTCTATAAGAATAAGGCCAAATACATCCAAAAAGCCGCCCAACAAATTATTGAAGACTTCGACGGTCAGGTCCCCAATAACCGTAAAGATATCGAAAGCATCACTGGTGTCGGTCGTAAAACAGCCAATGTAGTTCTCAGCATCGCCTATGACGTCCCCGCCTTTGCGGTGGATACCCATGTCCAAAGAGTCTGCAAGCACCACCGCATCGTTGACCAGGACGCCAGCGTTAAAGAGGTCGAGAGGCGGGTAACAGACCTACTAGACAAATCGCAATGGCGCCAAGCCCACCAAGCCTTGGTCCGCTTTGGCCGCTATATCTGTACCGCTAGAAATCCCCAATGTTTTGCCTATGAGCAATTATTCCACCTTCCTGATCCTAGCGAAGAAGACCTCTTACCTAAAGCAGGCGAAAAATAA
- a CDS encoding oxidoreductase: MTKKLTDTVTLRHGAQLKGRIVQPPMLTNSGLSQGFVSQDTLDYYAARSESAGLVIVEYCYVIKDGGPSHTWAANKEQLGIQSDDHIEGLSKIAKSLKAKGNKAVIQLNHSGRESNFPARHGGRALAPSAIDFSFLDYPVQEITEEEIEATIKAFGEATRRAIEAGFDGVEIHGANHYLHQQFFSKWSNQRTDKWGGSYENRTRFIREVNDAVFEVVRKEAPADFIIGYRISPEEIHGDNVGYTYEDSTRLVEDLGKNYDFDYIHVSNLNYKGKPAGQDKTYSQFYRQVLPDEVKLIVVGGITDEEKAQDALNYADLAAVGRGTLIDPQFGKKILEGRGDEIVTAISPEQVKISKLPPALITLFSDPQMPLKMPGRESIYHLHDIYKGDDYYREGY; the protein is encoded by the coding sequence ATGACTAAAAAATTAACTGATACCGTTACTTTGCGGCATGGGGCTCAATTAAAGGGCCGGATTGTCCAACCGCCAATGTTAACTAATAGTGGGTTGAGTCAAGGCTTCGTCAGTCAAGACACCCTGGATTATTATGCGGCGCGTTCAGAATCAGCTGGACTGGTGATTGTCGAATATTGCTATGTGATTAAGGATGGTGGTCCCTCTCATACCTGGGCAGCCAACAAGGAACAGTTAGGGATCCAAAGTGATGACCATATCGAAGGCTTAAGTAAAATTGCCAAGAGTCTGAAAGCAAAGGGCAACAAGGCCGTTATTCAATTAAACCACTCTGGTAGAGAATCCAACTTCCCAGCCCGCCACGGGGGTCGCGCCTTAGCACCTAGTGCCATTGACTTTTCTTTCTTAGACTATCCGGTCCAAGAAATTACCGAAGAAGAAATTGAAGCGACGATTAAGGCCTTTGGAGAAGCTACCCGCCGCGCCATTGAAGCCGGTTTTGATGGGGTAGAGATCCACGGGGCTAACCATTACCTCCACCAACAATTCTTCTCCAAATGGTCCAATCAACGGACCGATAAGTGGGGCGGTTCCTATGAAAATCGGACACGCTTTATCCGTGAAGTCAATGATGCGGTCTTTGAAGTGGTTAGAAAAGAAGCTCCCGCTGACTTTATTATTGGTTACCGGATCAGTCCAGAAGAAATTCACGGGGACAATGTGGGCTATACTTATGAAGACTCTACCCGCCTAGTGGAAGACTTGGGTAAGAATTATGACTTTGACTATATCCATGTTTCTAACTTAAACTACAAGGGTAAACCTGCCGGTCAAGACAAGACTTATTCCCAATTTTACCGCCAAGTCTTGCCTGATGAAGTGAAGTTAATTGTTGTGGGTGGCATCACTGATGAAGAAAAAGCCCAAGATGCCCTGAACTATGCTGATCTAGCAGCAGTCGGCCGGGGGACTTTGATTGATCCACAATTTGGGAAGAAGATTTTAGAAGGGCGGGGCGATGAAATCGTTACTGCCATTTCGCCAGAACAAGTGAAAATTTCAAAACTGCCACCCGCTTTGATTACCCTCTTCTCTGACCCGCAAATGCCACTGAAAATGCCAGGTCGTGAGTCGATCTACCATCTGCATGATATCTATAAGGGAGACGACTATTATCGCGAAGGCTATTAA
- a CDS encoding diacylglycerol/lipid kinase family protein, with the protein MIEIICHEEAGLGRGREVLDQAQAYLDDHQQGYRVHITAYPGHIFDLVPALLDNFQKDSRLLVIGGDGTLHELVAVLQAQQVDIPLTYLPAGSGNDFSRYFQQDKSHLSDYLAPLVEERSPKTLPIYHYQLGQHGRRRSLVNSLGLGFDGVVIEQAIKLKESKGIFRKPWGNKLRYLVGLFQSLPRLSLFNCQLKIDGKSYQFDRCALVVFMNNPYFGGGIHLYPLEKFPDRKVSAIVIHDIKAQAILDLLYRIFISHQQESSPYMTHLSGEVVEVEINRPMISQVDGESLMIDQYPVRVWQGQQDFYL; encoded by the coding sequence GTGATTGAGATTATTTGCCATGAAGAGGCTGGATTAGGCCGAGGAAGGGAAGTACTAGACCAGGCCCAAGCTTATCTTGATGACCACCAGCAAGGCTATCGCGTGCATATTACTGCTTATCCGGGCCATATCTTTGACTTAGTGCCGGCACTTTTGGACAATTTTCAAAAGGATAGCCGCCTCCTAGTGATTGGTGGCGATGGGACCCTTCATGAATTGGTAGCCGTCCTCCAAGCTCAACAAGTCGATATTCCCTTGACCTATTTGCCTGCGGGCTCGGGTAATGATTTTTCACGTTATTTCCAGCAGGATAAAAGCCACTTGTCTGACTACCTAGCTCCTTTAGTGGAAGAAAGATCTCCTAAAACCCTTCCTATCTATCACTATCAATTGGGCCAACACGGGCGAAGACGATCCTTGGTCAATAGTTTAGGGTTGGGTTTTGACGGTGTGGTCATTGAACAAGCCATCAAACTCAAAGAAAGTAAGGGAATTTTTCGCAAGCCTTGGGGCAATAAATTACGTTACCTCGTGGGTCTCTTTCAAAGCTTACCCCGGCTGTCACTTTTTAATTGTCAGTTGAAAATCGATGGCAAGTCTTATCAATTTGACCGCTGTGCCTTGGTAGTCTTTATGAATAACCCCTACTTTGGCGGAGGCATTCATCTCTATCCCTTAGAAAAATTCCCGGACCGCAAAGTGTCTGCCATTGTTATTCACGATATTAAAGCTCAGGCGATATTAGACCTCCTCTACCGTATTTTTATCAGTCACCAGCAAGAGTCCTCTCCTTATATGACTCATCTAAGCGGGGAAGTGGTTGAAGTAGAGATTAACAGACCAATGATAAGCCAAGTCGATGGGGAAAGTTTAATGATTGACCAATATCCGGTCCGAGTCTGGCAAGGTCAGCAAGATTTTTATCTGTAG